ATCTCTAAAAAATGACGTggaaactaaattaattaactgCCTCTTTATCGTTGTGCttgaaaaattagaatataCACCCCACCCATTCAAGTGTTGGGTGGTTATCGTGTTGACTATTTAATATTGGACTAAAATAAGTCCAACATTCTATtttatgataaataataaatttaaaaaaattaataaattaagttcGGTAAgtctaataagttgagtggaaGTGCGGCTCACAAGAAACCTAACGGTAAGAGACTGAACAATAGACCCAATATTCAGATGAATTGAATTAGGTCGAAATTCGCGAGCACTGTGGTTGAGCCCCTAAGTGTAATGAGTGTGTCCTTTCTATCAGCACGTGTTTTTGGGATAGTTGGCTAGCGTTTACGATCCACATATCCTACCCTCTTTTGATGGTGTAGGAGTAGCATtgttcaaaattatattaagtTTTTTGAAGTTAcacaattgaaattaaaatcaaaattcaatgaatgaaatgaataaaaataaagttcatTGAATTAAACGAAGTTTCACTTGAAGTTCAGTGACCGATGGTgcaattaactttttatttcaattaagttACTAGACTTTAgtttctattttaaatatatatatcactttgtttaatttttcaatatttttaaataaatcaataaagtaattaactaatttagtTATTACATCAAATTCTAGAAATGATACGCCTACCTGCTAGATGATCTAACTACTAATTTAATTATCAAACCAACTTTTTAggtgatgtaataattaaataattataatttttgagatAATATAGCAGTTGAAATGGCTATTATATACTTTTAATGTGATGTAGTAATTTACTCTCAAACTACTATTatttcgaaatatatatatatattttttacatttaatatgtgcgttttttttaaaactaaaccCATATTTTAGCTTACTTGATTACTGGATAATAGATTCTTCAAGTCAAGCTTTTTAAAGGTGTAGGTTTGCATATATGAAATTACGTTTTAATTTTAAGGCATTAATCAAtatcaaaaacttttttttttgtttgagaaaaggtatcaatatcaaaaattaaatatggtGCATTATATACAGATACATCATGTCCAAGACAATATCCTAAATCTTTCTCTTCTTATCCGCTAAGAAAACGTGTTCaactaaaacaaattttttatgagaaaaaaattgcatgctatctattttgtttatttgtttttttaaaaaaattagccgTAAATGTAAGACAAAAAATAATTGTGAAGTTGCTGGAAATTAAATTAAGGACAACGCTACCCCACCTTGCAAAGGAGAGGGTTACGTACTCTAGATGCGGTCCTCAACAATTAATTGTTTTTTAtcgatattttttaatagaatagTACTTGATTGAGTTGGAGATATTTTAATGCGAAATAAGTGCAAAAACGAACTCAAATCTCAAGATTTAATTTGTGTTTTCTAAGTGGATCGATGCGTTTGGGATGAGAAACTTATAAGTTCAAGTTTTGTGATTTTTAGAGGCATTTCAAGCTTACATTAATGCACTTAGTTAGTTCCATACGCACTCATGGTTTTTGTTAATTCAGACGGTAAACTTTGAAAGGAAATAAAAGACCAAACACTTATGAATAAATAACACACGCATGAGCATAATTTATTACCGGTACATAAAATAGAGACCGACTCGACCAACATGGCCCTCCATTTTTCTCGAGAGGGGTATACAAGCACAGTAAACTGACTTGAACTCGGACTCTGACTCTGACTCGGACTTAGGCTCAGACACAGGCTCGAACCCAACAGATATGTACTAACGGTGATACATATTGTGCGATGCAAACGAGGGGCCGAATCCATGCATGCGAAAGAATGCACGGACCCAGGCCGTCAAATTATTCATGAGCTGATCGGAGTGATTTAGACTTGATTTTATAATGTGGTGgttaaatatactatttttatactacagaaaatccaaaaaaattcaaaagtgttcgtaattttttttttctccaatagTATAAAATTGCGATCACAGCTATCCCACGAGTACTACTCCTAAGATCGTTGCAATCACAATTTtatagaataaaagaaaaaaaaattaaaatttttggattgcatatagtataaatataatatatttaaccaCCGTATTACAAAACTAGGTCGGAGGAGTGTTTGATCCAGCAGCGTCAGATTCGCTTGTTTTGCTTTGTTTAGTGCTTGATTCACTCGTGGCGCTTGATTTCAGCACCCCGGAGACATGGGCCAGCAGCCTCTCCCGCAACTTACTGTAGTTGCCGCTGTTGATGTTGCCGTTGCCGTTGTCCTTGCGGATTCTGCTAGCAGACGGCCTTAGTAGTTCATCCACCACCTGGTCTTCGCTCCACCCTACGTAGCGCTTCACGTAGTCGCTCATGGGGGCGTAGTGTGGGGGTTTAACATACGGCGACAATGCTGCCAGGTCCCACGCGACCGACGGCGGGAACTTGTCCGTCAGCAGTGCTGCGGCATAATGCGGCAGCTCGTGGTCCTGCGCCAGCTCGTCCTGGCGCAGGCTAACTGGGGTGtcatttgatagcaccaagtagtCATGCGCGAGCGCCAGCGTTAACCCCGCGCCGTATGCGCAGCCCTTTACACGGGCCACCGTCGGGAACGGCAGCTTTACGAGCTTCTCAATCAGCTTCTCGAACTCCCGAACCACCTTTTTCTGCTCAGTCTCCGATGAGGGGTAGTGAAGCCCGCCCGAGAACCAGCTGCCCTCGTGGGAGGTTATGAGGCCGATAATAATATTCTTGTCCTTTTCGGCGTCATCCAGTCGGCTGCTGAACTCTTTGATGAGGTCCAGGTCGAGGCAGTGTTTGCCTTCCGGCCCCGTCAGGGTCAGCGAGCCGACGTTTTTGTGGATCTTCCCGTAGGTCACGGACTCCGACGACGTCATGGCTGCTCTCCGCCCtgtatatatctatctatatatgtatgtgccGGCAGCTTCCTCAATTCTCTCCCAGCGGGTAGACCTAGTACTCACTACTCACTCTACTGGATGGGTGGAGAGCGCTTTGATATATGCGGCCTCTCTTTATAGACTACAAGGTAGGCGGCACCTCTTCGACGAAGTAATTGCATGCATCatatcatttttatatatatctctctaactaattaagttattattattattattattattattattattattattattattatttgagaaTACGGTACGTAAATACGGTGTCATTGGTCACTTTTAATTCACACCACGTTCAgcaaattttaacaaattaattccTGTcggattatttttttaatattttaacactgctaaagttttaaaaaaataataattattaatgcttCCTTCATTTGATGTTAGTGTTTAACCTCGTCTTGCACCTAACATGTCAATTTTGTATTCGGATTAATTTCTCTTGAATACTTAATTACTTAATAAATAGAGGCTTTCCATTGGTCAAAAACATGAActtttaactaaataaattgCATTTCAATAGATGGGTGtggtaccgaccgtccctagagtaagtggcaaaggacttggtggttggtattcgagacccaagttcgaatcctagttgatttacatttctagctaaatttatttctaaataaaataaatgaagcgggtagcgtgctacctatctctctcaaaaaaaaaagaaaaagaaaaaaagatgggCCTGGTGGTTTCGAAATTTGGCTAGCTAATTGAAAattgtttaaataaattttaatagtcAATTATCATTCTACTATGGTAAAATA
The genomic region above belongs to Ananas comosus cultivar F153 unplaced genomic scaffold, ASM154086v1, whole genome shotgun sequence and contains:
- the LOC109705353 gene encoding enoyl-CoA delta isomerase 2, peroxisomal-like, whose amino-acid sequence is MTSSESVTYGKIHKNVGSLTLTGPEGKHCLDLDLIKEFSSRLDDAEKDKNIIIGLITSHEGSWFSGGLHYPSSETEQKKVVREFEKLIEKLVKLPFPTVARVKGCAYGAGLTLALAHDYLVLSNDTPVSLRQDELAQDHELPHYAAALLTDKFPPSVAWDLAALSPYVKPPHYAPMSDYVKRYVGWSEDQVVDELLRPSASRIRKDNGNGNINSGNYSKLRERLLAHVSGVLKSSATSESSTKQSKTSESDAAGSNTPPT